Within Sporosarcina sp. PTS2304, the genomic segment AAAGGGGTTTAAGAAAGGGGTTTAAGAAAGGGGTTTAAGAAAGGGGTTTAAGAAAGGAGAGAAAGCTTTCGATGCAATTCTAATTTGGAATGAAAAAGAAAAGAAGATTGGTTTTAAAATTAATAGTAATTAAGACAGAAATCTGTAAACCCCCATAAAAAGGAATCCATTTTGAAAAAAGTAATCAAAATGGATTCTTTACTTTTGAAGTACAACAGTGAACTTCCAAAAACGCGCCCGATTCTAGAACTTTATTGCTGTTGTTCTTCTTTACGTGAAAATAATTTATTCCCTAGCAACCCAACGATAAAACTGCTAGAACAGCAATCACGACTAAAGTGGTAAAACTTGCTTCAGGCACTAAGTATGTAGAGGTAAAGACCACAACACCAACAAATACCCCTGTAAATATAGCCATTCCAATACTGATAACTGTGCTGTTGTTAATTCAGATATAACTTTGTCTGTTTTAGTAGTATCTCGCGGCTACGACGAATTCTTGTTTTTACAGCCGGCAGAGGAATTATCATTATTTCCCCGACTTCTTTTAAAGAAAGTTTTTCTATGTAAACTAATACAATAATCATACGATATTTAGTAGCGTGTCCCTAGTCGAGCGAGCTGAGTTAACCGGTTTCGATGAATCGTATGTAATAAGATACTGCCTAAGTCCATCTCTCGTATAAATACTAATCGTTCAATTACTTTTAAGAAGGTATCTGGGGACGGGAATCCCATTGGTTCTTTTAACCAGCCAAGTGGTGTTTTATTCGATTCAGTTGCACTAGTTGGCACAATTAATGTCTCCAATTTATCTATTTGAGTAGGTGTCAACGCATGATGAATAAGATTAAATATACTCTCTTCTGCTCGGGCGCGTGTTTCCCATACAACTCGTTCTATCGTTGTTAAAGCTGGAAGGCTTGTATGTTTCCACGTAAAACGAACAATTATTCAGCCTTGTAGTGGATGAAGTGTCGAGTAGGGCGCTTGAGGGGATTCAAGGAATGTACGGAGGGATAAAATGATTACGATAAGTTTATGCATGATCGTCAAAAACGAAGAGGCAGTTATTGGTAGGTGCTTGGACTCCGTTAGTGCATTGGTCGAGGAAATCATCATAATCGATACAGGCTCAATTGATCGTACAAAAGAAATTTGTCGGCAGTATACAGATCGTGTTGTTGACTTTCAATGGATAGAACATTTTGCAGCGGCACGAAATTTTTCATTTCAAATTCCGGTGATCCATGAGCTCATTGGCATAATAGAAAGTATCACGTGGAGACAAGGGGGTTCCCGAATCGACGAGTGTTTTATAGATGCGAAGATTGCGCTCATGAAATAATTTTATTTTGTCTTAAGAATTCAATGCACGCATTTAATAAAAACATCGTTTCCCCGTTTTCTAAGGCAAGGGGCGTAAGATGCTTCGAAAGCTGTCGGTACTCCCTATTAGTAAATTCTTTATAACCATAAACTTTGCGAATTTCTTTTAAGTCATCCCATAATGTATTCTCTCTTTGTCCGTAAGAATGAATGACCGTTGCTGGAACATTGATTTGTTGAGCGATGTACTGGATAACTGTCTTTGGAATGCTTTTAAGATGCGTGTAGGACCAACCAGGATAGCGTAAAACAGCGAGCTGCACTGCAAAACCTAATAGATTTTCTTCACGTCTTCGTTTATGAATTACCTCTAAATCCTGCTCTGAAAAAGTATAATACGTTCCCAGGAACCATTCATCTGTATGTAATTCCATATACAGCAAGTCCACTGTCATTTTAATGGACAGTGGACTGCTTATAGCAAAATAATTTTTTAAACGTTCTGCACAATTTACCCTCTATTAATTAATTTTAATTCTTCATAGTCTTTTACTTGAACGAAGGAAGGATTAAATAGTGCCAGAGCAAGAGGTCGCAAAGGTGGTCGTCCAGTAAATGAAAGAGAGCTGAAAAAGGCACAACTTATATAAATCTGAACAATATAGCGTCAGTGAAATTGTTGAAATGACCGGAATTAGTCGCGCTACAATTTATCGCTATTTAAAACAAAAGCAACACAACATTTAGAGTTGAGCATGCTCTTGTTTTTAATCCATTTTTCCTTAACGTTGTAAATCCGCATTTTTCTGACGGGACCCCAACAAACTCTTTTTCTTCTGCAAACCGTTTCATGATCTCTACACTTTCATTAAGAGAACTTCTAAACTTCAGCTCTATTTCACTTAATTTCTTCGGTTGGAAATCTACCTCTGCTAATGCGGTATAAGGATGGCCGGCGTTAGGATTCGCCCCTTTTTCAAGCAGTACTTTCAAGCATGCTTTTGCACGATTGGTCGTAGCCCATATAATTAGCGGAACCGATTTATACATATAATCGGCCGATATCCCCCGGTCAACAAGTTCTTTTAACACTTCTGAGTAATCATTTTCAAA encodes:
- a CDS encoding sigma factor-like helix-turn-helix DNA-binding protein, with the translated sequence MIIVLVYIEKLSLKEVGEIMIIPLPAVKTRIRRSREILLKQTKLYLN
- a CDS encoding AlpA family phage regulatory protein; translated protein: MVEMTGISRATIYRYLKQKQHNI